The Cryptomeria japonica chromosome 6, Sugi_1.0, whole genome shotgun sequence genomic interval TATGTTTATGCTCTTTTGATCCGGACTCTGTTTAAACTACTTAGTATAAGCTACAATAACCTGCCCAAGCTAGGGGTTTATTTTAATGTTCTGTAAATTTTTcaaacaatataaaaaaaaaatgtagaatGTGGTTACGTTTGAGGTGCATCTAAAAGGATTACCTTTCATAAAGAACCATTGATCTATATACCTTGACTATTTTTTAATCACTGATAAAATCCTTGATTCAATTTGGTTGGGAGAGTCACAAAGTTGAATTCAGTCACCTGTCATCTCTCGGGATCTGTGATATCAATGTTTCTCCATACTCAATACTAAAAGGATCCTGATAAGAAACTGGATTCACCAAATAAGTTGATGTGGgacaaaaattaatatttttcttcttAAAAGTACACAGATTTAGACAGCCTATACCAGTGGAGAGGAGATGGTTCCTGCCTGGAAAATAAAGACACGGATAGTAGAATTGATGGAGATCAGGAATTGTGGAAGATAATGCTTTCAAAGCTGGAAACCAAAAAGCAAATATGACAATAGCAGAATACAGGAAATCCATGAAGAGTTGCGATACTAGAAATTTGAAGAGATGGGAGCAAATCTGACAAATTACATAGGTGAAATAAGAATGACAGCAGACAAAAATGGTATATTCTCAGAGTACATTGCTAAAACTAAATGTGATGAAAATCCCCATGCTAATAATGCCTGACAATGGTTAATCAAGATTTTAATCAGCAAAAATTTTGACATAAGTTAATGAGTTTGAAGAGAATAGTAGTATCATAAATCGTGAAATTTAGAACAAGCGAATCTCCAATTATCTTCAATTTAAATTTTATCCAAAATTTCAAATGGGAAGCAAATAATACAACCCACTTTTGAGCAATAAGTCCGAACATCCCCTGTGGTTTGGAACCAATACTTCACGAATATTCTAAAACATGGAATGGCTTGGAAAATGCACTCTTGATTCTCCAAATTGGCAAAAATTGAAGTTGACTATAAACAAGTGCCACAGATCATGCCAAATTCAGTCTAATCTGCCAGGCCTTGTGTAACCAATCTCAACTGTTTGATTGGAAGGCAACAAACCCAAGGATTTGCAGATTAAAGAATAAAGCTTTCAGATATGTTCAAAGTTCTAAATGTCACATGTTCAAGAATAATTTAAGTTTGTCAATGCAGATTGTCCTCAGGAGAAACAGCCCTAAACTAATCTCAAATCATTAACAACCCTGTTGGGAATGGGCTTTCCTTTAAAGTTTAAACATATAATATTAACATGTACTTTTATGTGAGCCCAAATCAATTCTGATTGAAGAGAACGAATTAATTGGTGTAGTCTGGGGGTGATTGCTACAAGGAATTAACTAACAACCTCCTATGGCAACCACTATGAATACTCCCAATTCCTACAATATAGAAGCTGCAAATGCAATAAATCTCAAAACATGATCAATTCTGTTAAGAATGGCCTGTCCTTTACACGTATAATATTACTACATTGTAATAATGTGTGAGACAAAATCAATTCTTATTTGAGAGAACAATTAATCAGAGTAGGCTGTGGTtactaaaaatatttaatttaacagCCTATTTTTTTTCACATAACTCCATAAACCTTAAAAGCTTTGAGtaatttatttatgttgtttgtgaAAGATTGTTGCAAGGTTTTAATTAAAGACAGCTTCAGAGACGTGTGAATGGTTTGACACCTATGGCAAATGCTAAGGactccttcaaaaatgccaaagggTGTCTATATCAGTCTGATCTCAAAGATACGTCATATTATCTTGCCCCTTTTATTTTCTATGATAAAATTCTTTATATGGTCTACACAGACTCACACCCAACTTATGTTTGGTTGCTAAGATCGTTCCACGTTGGTGAGTTAGCAAGgcttgaaacattggaaataaatAGTATATGCAGATTATTCCAGAAACTTAACATACCAATTGCATTGCAAACACAACCTATTTACTGTAAAGAACAAACAACCGATTTAAACTGCATACATACAAATGTTCAAAGCAGGTAAATGAAGTGAACATACCCAGTCATAATTCTTATTTAAAAAGTCGGCTACTGTAGCCTTATGTCTCGTCAAGAGCTCCTGCAAAATACAATGCCTAAAGTAAGACAATTAATTAGTTCAAAAAAAATACTAATTTTAAAAATGTATTATAACAGCTGCAACGAATAATGCCTGATAAACATCGAAACCTTAAAAACTGACATAAAATCAGCTTATTTAACCATAACAAATAATTGCCAATAATGAAAAAGAAACCAGGCcagagaaaaaaaaaaatagaccaCTGGAATTATTTCCTTGcaaaaaaatatgaaagaaaaggaaGCACAATAAATGCTCTCATAACAATGTAAAGTCTGCATAAATAGACCACTAATTTTTTTGGTTTACAGCATTAATTAAGATCCTAGTCCATTAATTCACTCATGATCAGTTGGAACCCAACTCCAAGGAGTCTAGGGAATCAATGAATAGTTTCAATAACAAATATACTAAGCTTACATAATCATCAtcctttgattgttttaatttaaaCATAAAATGATAAAGATAGCATCATGATGCCAGGCCATATTATTTTGGATATATGTTGAGATTGACATATCTAATTGATTGTGAGGATATGTAACCAAAATTTTAATGAACCTGTGAAGCACATAAGACTCTTACTGGATTATCTGGGCAATTTATTTAAGGTTTTAGATTAAATGCAACTGAAAAGTTTCTTCCAATGTTTCTTCATCATTAATGttcacaatgaaaagaaaaaaccatcccatagccaatcatttgtAAAGACTTGGGAACCTTTATTTTATAAAGTGCACTGGAAGCATAATTATGAATGATGTTCAAAAACGACCTTGCTGAAATCGGACCACGATTTTCAAGATAAGAATACTAAGAATGATGTTCAAAATGACCTCAGTAAGATCAGGCCATGTTTTTGAATATTGCTGGGAAAATCAAAATGTAGCTACACTAAAAAAGAACttgaattaaaattaacaaacaaaaGTTGAAACATGTAAGAAAAACTAAAAGCTGCAAGTTGCAAAAGTTTTAAACTTTAGAGGACTAACTTTAGGGTTTCAAATGATTGAAGTGCAGAGGATTTCCTGCCAGTGATTTTTTCATCATAAATGTTCGCAGTGAAAAGACAACTGTCTTATAGGATAATCTTGTTCAATACTTTAATCCTAAACAATAAAATGCACTACATGTAGCATAATTAAAAAtgttattcaaatttttaaaatagcCTTGATGAGATCAGACATTGCTGTTTAAGATTGAAGGAAAACTCACAGTAGTCACGTTAAAACCTCCAAAACAAATATTACAAATACAAAACAAAATATTAAGAAAGAAAAGTCAAAACTAAAAATCCCCCGTTAATGGGGCTATGATGGCTGATCTTCCTCCTCACACTCGCAATGGAATTGTGCAGAAAGCTCCGGATCCAGGATAGGTGAAGATCAATTTTGACAGGGCCTCCAAGGGCAACCCTAGGGTGAGCGGGGCTGGATGTATAACTAGAGATAATAAGGGAGGGGTATTAGACCAAAGATCAGTTTGCCTTGGGGTTGCCACTAACAAGGAAGTGGAATTCAGGGCGGCTCTGACTGGATTGTAGTGTGGCCGAGATCTTAATGCCTCACAAGTGCACCTGGAAGGAGATTCTTTGATCAAAATTAACACAATCCAGCAAAACAATACTCCAAATTGGAAACTGCAGAAATGGATCCTTTTGATTTGGGAAGTGGCAGTAAAGTTTGAGAATTTTAAAATCTCTCATGTGTATAGGGAAGGCAACACGGAGGCAGATAAGTTAGCCAAAGGCCTCGGATATCCCTAGACGATGGTGATGACTTGTCTAAGCAAGGTGGGTTTTGGTTGCTTATTGTTCCTGAGGTGTCCACGGGCCCATGTGGCCATGATTTACATTTCTGTCAGGATTAAGGTGACAATGTACCTCATAGGATTTGCTATCTCCAACTTTGGCATAGAAATGGACACACGGCTTAGTGTCATGCTTGTTGATGAAAGATTAGCACATTTGAAACGTGGGTGCTGGTAGTTGGCCTGAGTGGCGGCTTGGCAAGTTGGGAGACGATACTGAAAAGAAGGTGGCAATTAAGATCTTGGAGTTTGGGGAATGATTTGGTTTCATGTCAGCCTTCTGGGATGACTCCATCATTATGGTTCTAAACACCACTAAATCAATTTGATGCATGCAAGAGCCTTTACATACGAATTACTGCCACAAAGTTTAACACTCTGATTTCTTGCTCAGGTAGAATAGGAGGAGCTATGGATGTATTAGTGCTTGAACTTTGAACATAAAAAAAAAGCATTTAAGCATGGACTTCATTCACTTTGTTTTGGGAGAGAAAAACACGCATGCTGTGGAGGTATAGTGGGTTCTTATCAAGCAACATCTTGACCATCAAGTGAAGGACCCTATATAATAGATTCTTCTCCTCCATTTATTCCTTTCAGGCAAGGCCACACATGAAAGATTTGTTTTGAGAAAAAGAATACAAGCATTCTGTGAAGGAGATACAGGTTCTTTTCAAGCATAATCTTAACCATGAAAAGGAGACCTTGATACTTATAATCTTATAGTTTGTGATCATGTGAGATCATGGATTCAATCGATGCATCTTCAAGTACTACCAACAGAGCTTTCTCAAAAGCTAAAGTAATGGAATTAGATGCAGAGGTGGAATCTTGGAAGAAGATGTTGGTACATTTGGTCAAGTATGCCCTAATGGTTCCATCTTTTTTCAAGTCTGAAGCCGTAGGACTCCACAATAGCCAATGCCTTCCACAATAAGCATCTTCCCACAAAAGTTACTATTGCTCTGAGGAAAGTTCAAGCACAGGCTTTGCTGTCAAAGACAGCTAAGTTATGGAAGTAACCATATTTGTAAGTGAGGTAATTAAGAAATTCACATAGACAAGTGCAGGCAGATTCCTAATATACAACATATTATATAGGAGTATAATATGGTAACAGTTCAGAAATTGTGGGTGACGGATCTAACATGGGCAGCAATCAGAGGCAATGGGAGTCATGCAGGTCTGGTTACTTGTGTTCCATTCCACTAATTGAGTTTATGCACTGGAATGATTATGGCTGTAAATTTTGGTAGGTGTTGCTTTGATTAAAAAGCTTGGTTCCAATCTTTGTGATGATTGTTAAAAAAGTTTGCTGAGTCAATATATTATGTCCACAGTAATTTACAATGCCTGGCTTGACTGTTTTTTTGGGGGGGTGAGGACCCCAATCTTAACACCTATTTATCTAGcaactaaaaaaatttaaaaccacCGTGCTTATAGATAGCTGCAAAATGTGCAATATAACAAGACacatcaaataaaatattttttatataatatacaGCGAGGCTACAAActaaaaaagtagaaaaataacatATCGGCATATAATATTAGACCTTAAAGGTAGCTGCTGCGTCTGATGCAATGTCAAAATTTGGGAGCTGTATGTAGGTGAAGAATCTCTTCATGTTTTCAGACTCCAAAACATacctaaaaacaaaacaaaaacatcaGCTAATGTGAGTGCCTATTTAAAATATTTCAAGTACATAGAACAAGTACACTCTTAAGATGTTTAATAACCTGGTAACTATTATTTCACGGCTAGATTTTACAGATCACTTGTCtgaatcacattatggtttcagcCTAATGGGAAATAGTTTAGAGATTGTACATAATTCACATGAATCCAGAATTATCATAAAATATCAAGGAGCTAATCAAGGTTGCCCTCTTTTAAAACTGTCCAACAATAGAGTTTTCCTACACCTAAAGTAAGCTGACAAAAAAAATTGGAAACAGCAATTTAAGTAAAAACAGATTAAAATTTATTTACACAATCAATATAATTCTTGTCAAAGTTCAATGATTGCAAAGCACCGACAAAGAACTTCATAACCACACCATAAGACCAATTAATACGGAGAAGAATTTCTAACATGCTTAAGAAATAGCAGAATACCTTGCAATAATTTGATGTCGTATACACTCTCTCAACATTGAGCCATAATGCAAAGCAATGTCAGTGTTCTCATATCTGCAAAGAAGTTAACATTGATATAATGTTCTCAACATTGAAAAATATGAGAGGAGGGCAACATAAATTAAAATGAATTGGAAAACAATTATAAATGTTAACACATCCAATGGATACAATATAATAGAAATAATCTGAAATTAGAAAAAAATGTGATAGTGATAAAATGTTCACAGTGAAAAAAATGTGATAGCATAGCAAGCTAGCAAGATTTCAAATGACTTGGAAAACAATTGCAAATACAACCACATATGATGGACATAATACAATGGAAAAAATTTAGATTTTTGTCATGTTCTCAAGTACATGGTGAAGTTCTAGACTGAAAATTAGATAATCGAATGCATTACCATACACATTTACATATACCCTAATTTTCATTATCTTCTATAGAaaacaatgaataatgtctctgagcCCCAAAAAAAGCAATACATAGATTGCCATGAATTCCATTTTATCCCTGTGTTGAAACCCTATCATACATGAAATTTGTAGCTTGCTATAAATATCATGATAACTCAGCTTCTAAAACGGTACAAAGGTAATAGAGGCATCCATACAGTATGCAGGTGTAAATAGGGAAAGAAATGACAATGTCATAAGATGATAGTTCAATAGGGACTAGGCATACAAAATATACAATAATCCAACGAAGATGTACATAATTACGAGAAAATCACAAGCAGTTAATGTAGGACAATACAATGGACACAAATATAATAGCAATTACTTAGGTCCTCTTTGAGTTTAGAGCTCATTTATCCTATAGTAATCTAATCTCTCAAGTTTGCATGAAACTGGATCCCTACTGTAAGATAGTCTAGTGATGAAGACCTGTTAACTGTAAAAACAATTAATTTCTTAGGCCCTTTCAGAATTTAGAGCTAATTTGTCCTATGGCAATGAAATTTCTAATCTCTCAAGTTTGCATGAAACTGGATCCTTAGTGTAGGATAGTCTGATGATGAAGACTTAGTAACTGACAAACCAGTTAATAACAATGCTATTACATAATAGAAAGGAGGGGTATGTGAGGATGTGCCAATAATTAGCAATAAAAGTGGATTAAATGACTTCACTTCGTAAAGTATCCATACCATGACACTGACCACTATGCCATTAGAATTATACCAACCTACTCAAAGAAATCTAATAAAAATATCTTGTGTTGACAAATAGCCCAAAACTTGTCACAAATTGTATGAATGCTGAAAAGATGGGCTCAGCAACATTTCTCTGAATGGTAATTTGAGAAAGGTGATATAGCCTTTCAGCAGCTCCAAGCATACAAGAAAAGCACTTTGAAGCAATCACCCAACACAAGCATGAACCATAATTCTATGTTCCTTATCAGGTGGGGACAAAGACCAGTGAATCTTCTCTAGCACTAACTATCCCAGTAAAGGGAAACCCTATGGTGTCTTTTATGTCTCTAGCCTAAGAGAAAGGAACAACCAGATGGTGTGTGAAACTTAACTCCTTCACACAAATTAGTAAGGCAACCTTCTATTAGAACCTAGAATTCTTAGCACTAAAATTAAGCCTTGTTGTTTTCAATACAGTTTTCATTCATCTTTTTTGTGGTGAATATCATGTTGGTCATTGTAGCTAGAAGCATTTTTAAACAATTTAATGTTTTGCACACAAATTTGTGCTTGTGCCTATAGTGTAGATGGTGGGCTTGTAATTGTACACAAAAAAGATATCAAAGCTTACATACAAAAATTGTATTATAGTGGATTTTTTTACTGTTCAGCTAAGTTGCTGGTTCGGTTAGAGCAAATTTTCCCTAGTTTCAGTACAGTcataatatataaatatgtatatatatagccaTAATTTGCAAAAGttataaatataaaattgaaaaaaaagttaTTGATAATTCAatgttaaattaaataataaatttcaaaTCAATACAAAAAATAATTACTAATCCCTTCAGCTTGCTCTTCATTGAGGGCATCAAAGTCATCACTTGGTACATTTGAACTACAACAATTGTAGTGCCACTCCTCTTAGCCACATCCTATGTAGGAGTCCCAACATCCTTTAAAGTGACTATGGCAAACCATGCAACATATGTGGACCAACTCACCACACTTGGGTGTTACATCCCAATTCTTCATTGCCACTCGCTTGTAGTTGACTTCCTTCGTGACAAGAGGTGCAAGCTGGAATGCACATAGACCAAATCTTTTGCTATTACATAGCCAATGGGTTGCACTTAACTAAGTAGATAAAGTTATATGTACTCTAGTTTTCCTTAGCTAAAGAAGAACTTGCAAACTCGTGAAATTGGAGACAAAGTCAATGCAATATTTgtaattatataaaataatttatagcTGCAAAAGAATAGTAAGAATGTTAACTAAAAATGCTTACCTATGATTGAATTTTAATTGCAAGAGGTTAAAGGAAAATAAAACCTTGCTTATTAAGGTACCACCATGTATGAGCATCCTCCTTGTACTTATCTCAAAGAGGGCTAAGATTGTGATTCCTTAAGATGAAGTTATCAAACTGACTCACAGCAATATCCTCCACATCTTGATTTgtcttcaaaattgcaatcttgtaACTGTCAAATGCTTCGAGGACTCTATATGGAGCCACTCTTCTAGGCAAAGAATTTATCTTTGTACTATAATATTTAGTACACGATAAAAAACACAAGGAGATACAAGGGTGTGGTCATTTTGTTTCAATGGTCCGTAATGATTCTTTGCACCCTATTGAAAAATATTTCTATGGAtacattcttcttcattcttatgaACTTTATTTTTACTATCATTAAGTCAAACCCATCATATATTTCTCCAAAAAATGGCTGATCCAAAACAACAAATTTAATCACACTCATGATGGGCTTGGTGAAACTAAAAATATAATCCACACAAGACCACCAATCATCATCCACGATTCAATGATTTGACCTTTTGGGCCCTTTGTGAATTTGATTGCCTCCATACACACTAATGATTGTTGATGACCATTTCACACAACATCTCTTGTACCTTCACAAAATGTCTCAAGACGATTGTGCACAATGTGAATCAAGTCTCAACAATCTAAAGTACTGTAAAAGATaacaaattaaaatttataaaagtaGATATCCTATAAATTTCTAATTAAATTTTTTCCACAAACTTaggtaattttaaaatatattaacatTTCATAAACTTGCCTCCAACATGTCCAGTTTGGAGGACTTGAAGATGCCTTGAGACATATGATGGCTTGTCATGAAAATTTGGATCTCCTCACCCTCAATGTATATTTCTTCACTCACTCTATCTCTATAccactcttcttcatcatcaaattgaGGAAGTGGACAGCACATGGTGTCAAAAAATTATGCCCGTATTGTTCTTTTGCCAATAAGGTGATGCACACCTTCTCATACCCAAGACTTATATAATGTAAGGATGTTTGATTATTGTCACCATTTGTCAAAAATATGGTGATCACACTAGGTTGAGAGGAAGCACATTTGCATAAATGCAAGGAATAAGATGTTCAACTACAAGGTCCCTCATCTAATTTTGAAATGTCTTATCCAATGAACCTCTTTTGCAATAAATAGAGTGATCAAAAGACAGTATTAAAGAAAGAATTTGGGGGTCAATCACTATTGGTGATGCCCCAGCAGGTGGCTTGAACAATCCTTTCTTTGGTAAAGGAAATCTTAATTTTGTTCTAACTTACAATATTAGCTTCTTCTTGTTCTCTAATATATGAGATAATTATATAATTGCTGTCCTTCATGTGTACCAAAAGCTGCATAAAATTTAATCTTGAAAAAACCAGACAAGTTGCACAAATCTTGGAAAGTAATTACACGATGTGAAAAACATACTCACCCCAAGACCAGAATGTCCATAAGATCTTTATTCGATTCTAAATAATCACAAGCAATAAGCCGTGACTGAACTTGTTGCCGCTGCAAATTTGCCACAACCTGAGTTGCATCTTTGCGTGCCTGTCAGAAAAAACCAAATCCTTGTCTCAAGCAACTGTAATAACATTGAAAGCAACAAATATTATCTGACAAAACAATAAGAATAAATTATTTTTTCAGATCAATAACTCAGGATATCTCATTTTTCCAATTTCAAGCTTTTAGTATTTATATTATTGAGTTTAAAAATCAATCTAATAATACCTTAACATTTCCAACCATCTATTTTAGTGCAATAACTACAGGCAAATATTCAAAACAAGATGATCTTGAGCCCCATAATCATACCTCCAAATTCAGTTTTGGGAGGCACACAATAAAAAGTCTTAAAGTATTATCTTTGAAAAACTCTTGAGTCAGCTGAGCACAGGCTTCTGGCACTGGCTCTGCATCGCCATTCCCATACAGAACTGATTTCATTTCTCGAATATT includes:
- the LOC131069833 gene encoding putative MO25-like protein At5g47540 isoform X2, which translates into the protein MKGLFKSKPRTPVDIVKITRELLVYLDSPVRDAKREEKMAELAKNIREMKSVLYGNGDAEPVPEACAQLTQEFFKDNTLRLFIVCLPKLNLEARKDATQVVANLQRQQVQSRLIACDYLESNKDLMDILVLGYENTDIALHYGSMLRECIRHQIIARYVLESENMKRFFTYIQLPNFDIASDAAATFKELLTRHKATVADFLNKNYDWLLGDVLLDRSNVSVMMRYVSSKDNLRIMMNLLRESSKNIQIEAFHVFKVFVANQNKPPEIVSILIANRSKLLRFFSDFKTDKEDAQFDQDKAQVVKEIAALEPKEQP